The Dehalococcoidia bacterium genome includes a region encoding these proteins:
- a CDS encoding 2-oxoacid:acceptor oxidoreductase subunit alpha, producing MASHGPLVGEFFMNGDEACAEGAISAGCRFFAGYPITPATEIAERMAERLPEVGGTFIQMEDEIASMAAILGGSWGGVKSMTATSGPGFSLMMENIGLGAMMETPCVVADVQRAGPSTGLPTLTAQGDMMQARWGSHGLYGIIALSPSSPQEMFTLTIKAFNLSEKYRVPVLIMGDESVAHMSEKVTIPPPEQLEIFPRRKTSLPPEEYLPYKPDADLVPPMANAGEGYFYHVTGLTHDERGYPDMSAEAQQKLVRRLIDKIDLNKKDIIEIEEDQIDGAEVVVCSYGISARVALLAVKAAREEGVKVGMLRLITVWPFPDERIRQIAGKVKAFVVPELNAGQIALEVERCVAGKAKTILVPHMGGAVHDPKVILEAIKKAAK from the coding sequence ATGGCTAGTCACGGTCCTTTGGTCGGTGAGTTTTTCATGAACGGGGATGAAGCCTGTGCTGAAGGCGCCATCAGTGCCGGATGCCGCTTCTTTGCCGGATATCCCATTACCCCGGCCACAGAGATCGCGGAGCGGATGGCGGAGAGGCTTCCCGAGGTGGGCGGCACTTTTATCCAGATGGAAGACGAGATCGCTTCGATGGCCGCTATCCTGGGAGGATCGTGGGGCGGGGTCAAATCGATGACCGCCACTTCCGGGCCGGGCTTCAGCCTGATGATGGAGAATATCGGCCTTGGCGCTATGATGGAGACGCCGTGTGTGGTAGCCGATGTTCAGCGTGCGGGTCCATCGACCGGCCTGCCCACTCTGACGGCTCAGGGTGATATGATGCAGGCTCGCTGGGGGTCTCATGGTCTGTACGGGATTATCGCGCTTTCTCCCAGTTCGCCGCAAGAGATGTTCACCCTGACGATCAAAGCCTTCAATCTCTCCGAAAAATATCGCGTTCCGGTGTTGATCATGGGGGATGAATCGGTGGCCCATATGAGCGAGAAGGTGACCATCCCTCCACCGGAGCAACTGGAGATATTCCCCCGCCGAAAAACCTCCCTTCCTCCGGAGGAATACTTGCCCTATAAGCCCGATGCCGACCTGGTCCCGCCTATGGCCAACGCGGGCGAGGGCTATTTCTATCATGTGACTGGCCTCACTCATGACGAGAGAGGATATCCGGATATGAGCGCCGAAGCGCAGCAAAAGCTGGTGCGAAGGCTGATCGATAAGATCGATCTCAATAAGAAGGACATCATTGAGATTGAAGAGGATCAGATCGACGGTGCCGAGGTAGTGGTTTGCTCCTATGGGATTTCAGCTCGAGTGGCCCTGCTGGCGGTTAAGGCCGCGCGGGAAGAGGGTGTAAAGGTGGGCATGCTCCGGCTCATTACCGTATGGCCTTTCCCGGATGAGAGAATCCGGCAGATTGCGGGCAAGGTGAAAGCCTTTGTGGTTCCGGAGCTCAATGCCGGTCAGATCGCATTGGAAGTAGAGAGATGCGTTGCAGGGAAGGCCAAAACGATTCTGGTGCCCCACATGGGTGGTGCGGTGCACGATCCCAAGGTGATCCTTGAAGCCATTAAGAAGGCGGCCAAATGA
- a CDS encoding ferredoxin family protein, with amino-acid sequence MKYWRSPLDQEKVKPIYGQTHVIPDRCKGCGFCINFCPRHVLKESPEFNLKGYHFPYAANPADCTGCGLCELLCPDFAITANTVDQDEEEASDG; translated from the coding sequence ATGAAATACTGGAGAAGCCCTCTAGATCAAGAAAAAGTTAAACCCATTTATGGTCAGACGCATGTGATCCCGGACCGGTGCAAAGGGTGCGGATTTTGTATTAACTTCTGTCCCAGACATGTGCTGAAAGAGTCTCCCGAATTCAACCTGAAGGGATATCATTTCCCGTATGCCGCCAATCCTGCCGATTGTACTGGCTGCGGTCTGTGTGAACTCCTCTGCCCCGATTTTGCCATTACTGCCAATACCGTAGATCAGGATGAAGAGGAGGCAAGCGATGGCTAG